In Camelus dromedarius isolate mCamDro1 chromosome 3, mCamDro1.pat, whole genome shotgun sequence, one DNA window encodes the following:
- the F2RL1 gene encoding proteinase-activated receptor 2, with protein MRSLSAAWLLGVAILLAASASCNRTVLGTSRPSKGRSLIGKADSPPHISGKGVTVVPGFSVDEFSTSVLTGKLTTVFLPIVYTIVFVVGLPSNGMALWVFLFRTKKKHPAVIYMANLALADLLSVIWFPLKIAYHIHGNNWIYGESLCKVLIGFFYGNMYCSILFMTCLSVQRYWVIVNPMVHPRKKANIAIGVSLGIWLLILLVTIPLYVVKQTINIPALNITTCHDVLPEEVLVGDMFNYFLSLAIGVFLFPAFLTASAYVLMIRTLRSSTMDENSGKKRQRAIKLIITVLAMYLICFTPSNLLLVVHYFLIKNWGQSHVYALYIVALCLSTLNSCIDPFVYYFVSQDFRDHAKNALLCRSVRTVKRMQVSITSKKFSRKSSSYSSSSTSVKTSY; from the coding sequence GAACCAGTAGACCCTCTAAAGGAAGAAGTCTCATTGGTAAGGCTGATAGCCCACCTCACATCTCAGGGAAAGGAGTGACGGTGGTACCTGGCTTCTCCGTGGATGAGTTTTCTACCTCCGTCCTCACTGGCAAACTGACCACTGTCTTTCTCCCCATTGTCTACACGATCGTATTTGTGGTCGGTTTGCCAAGTAATGGCATGGCCCTGTGGGTCTTTCTTTTCCGAACAAAGAAGAAGCACCCCGCTGTGATTTACATGGCCAATCTGGCCTTGGCAGACCTCCTCTCTGTTATCTGGTTCCCTCTGAAGATCGCCTACCACATACATGGCAACAACTGGATTTACGGGGAATCTCTTTGCAAGGTCCTCATTGGCTTTTTCTATGGCAACATGTACTGTTCCATCCTCTTCATGACCTGCCTCAGCGTACAGAGGTACTGGGTCATCGTGAACCCCATGGTGCACCCCAGGAAGAAGGCAAACATTGCCATCGGTGTCTCTCTGGGAATATGGCTCCTGATCCTGCTGGTGACCATCCCCTTGTACGTGGTGAAGCAGACCATCAACATCCCCGCCCTTAACATCACCACCTGTCATGATGTTCTGCCTGAGGAGGTGTTGGTGGGGGACATGTTCAATTACTTCCTCTCTTTGGCCATTGGAGTCTTTCTGTTCCCCGCCTTCCTCACAGCCTCTGCTTATGTGCTGATGATCAGGACACTCCGGTCTTCCACCATGGATGAAAACTCgggaaagaagaggcagagggcCATCAAGCTCATCATCACTGTCCTGGCCATGTACCTCATCTGTTTCACTCCCAGCAACCTTCTGCTCGTGGTGCACTACTTCCTGATTAAAAACTGGGGCCAGAGCCATGTCTACGCCCTGTACATCGTCGCCCTCTGCCTCTCCACCCTCAACAGCTGCATTGACCCTTTTGTCTATTACTTCGTTTCACAAGACTTCAGGGATCATGCAAAGAATGCCCTTCTTTGCAGGAGTGTCCGTACCGTAAAGCGGATGCAAGTATCCATCACATCAAAGAAATTCTCTAGGAAATCCAGCTCTTACTCTTCAAGTTCAACAAGTGTTAAAACCTCCTATTGA